In Rutidosis leptorrhynchoides isolate AG116_Rl617_1_P2 chromosome 6, CSIRO_AGI_Rlap_v1, whole genome shotgun sequence, the DNA window tgttttccaaaatggtcatccagacgtcgttctttcgacttaaatgactacctttacaaaaatgacttgtaacctgtatttccgactataaacttatactttttctgtttagattcataaacttaagttcaatatgaaaccattgcaacttgaatcactcaaaacggatttgaaacgaagaagttatgggtaaaacaagatttgataatttttcttgttgtagctacgtgaaaattggtaacaaatctatattaatcatttcctagctaactcatattgtattatacatgtattctaatatattatgtaatcttgggataccatagacatgaatacaatgttttgacatatcatatcgacccatctatatatatatttcggaacaaccatagacactctatatgcagtaatgttggagttagctatacagggttgaggttgattccaaaatattatatatactttgagttgtgatctagcctgaggcttgtatacacgaggtcgtggattgattcgagataatatatattgctttattttctgtacatctaactatggacaactagttgtaggttagtaacaaggacagctgatttaataaacttaaaacaacaaaacgtattaaaaatggtgtaaatatattttgaacataccttgatatatatgtacatatttgttataggttcgtgaatcgaccagtggtcaagtcttacttcccgacgaagtaaaaatctgtgaaagtgagttatagtcccacttttaaaatctaatattttgggatgagaatacatgcagttttataaatgttttacaaaataaacacaagtaaatgaaactacattctatggctggattattataccgaatatgcccctttttagtctggtaatctaagaattagggaacagacaccctaattgacgcgaatcctaaagatagatctattgggcccaacgagccccatccaaagtaccggatgctttagtacttcgaattcatcatgtccgaaggtagtcccggaatgataggggatattctatatgtatcttgttaaggtcggttaccaggtgttcaccatatgaatgatttttatctctatgtatgggatgtatattgaaatatgaaatcttgtggtctattattacgatttgataaatatataggttaaacctataactcaccaacatttttgttgacgtttaaagcatgtttattctcaggtgattattaagagcttccgctgttgcatgctaaaatatggacaagatttggtgtcagcatgcttgtataatattgtttaaaactgcattcgagatttactttgttgtaacatattaatattgtaaaccaatatgtattggtagtgtgtaagtgtgatattttagattatcatttctggataatctaggtggtgactttttaaccttgtcgataaaataaaggttatggtttgttttaaaaacgaatgcagtctttgaaaaacgtctcatatagaggtcaaaactccgcaacgaaatcaattaatatggaacgtttataatcaatatgaacgggacatttcactatggaAGGTTTTGAGCATTTGAGGGTTGAAGGTAAAATTCTTCGGCCCGAACCCGTTCCCAAGCCAAGAAAGGTTAGAGCGAATGGTAGAAAGGTTCATGCTGCTGAATTAGCTAAATTTAATGTTGATGGTATTTGAGTTTTGGACGTGTGTCGATTGTTAGTATGTAGAAGGTTATAGTTGTTAGTCGCATATGTTTTTAGATGGTTTGGAATCGGTCCTTTATGGTCTTGATTTCTTTCTATCTTTTCTCGGGTTGTATGCTCTTGGGTGTTGCATTTGTTTCTTGTTAGGGGCTTGTCATGTACGTTTCATTTGGTTGAATAAAAGTTATagttattttgaaaaaaaaaaaaaaaaaatctttataaAGTTTGATCGCACTATATCTTTTCGTTTGCTGCCTACATAAATAATTGCACTTAATATACTCAAAAGCCAACGTTTTAAGTCTAAAATGCATATAAAATCAAGATTAATATCCATTCTTATATGTAGTTTTAACATCTTTGAACACACTTAAAGATACATTAACCCTTTTTTTCGTATGAGTCATAGTATATTACTCAGGCGGTCTTCAACCAAACGGAAATATAAAACTAGCAAGTGATAGATGATCAGAGAGACCTTAAATCTTCATTCTATTAATAATGACTTGATCCATCCATCTACCTATACTCATACATTCTCAAATTTTACTAGTATTTGGGTTGATAAACGTACAAATCCTGTTACGTAACATACGAGCATTTTCGCTTGATGAATTGAACAAGAAGAACACATGACCTTCCCCTTTAGTCTCCATAAACTCTATTCTTCCTTTCCATCCACTATTCTCCATCACATTCTTATAATTGTAACCCCTTTCCTTTACTTTATCCTTCTCACCAACACATAGTAGTATCTTGGAGCACCCAAAACTTGATATCCGCGGGTCCATACCCGGATTCACCGTCAGGTCATCTAGCCCAACACCTGGTCGGTTCACAAGCCTCCAAACTTGATCAAAGTAAGTTTTGTACTCCAAATTTTCACCTTCAATTGGGACTTCCCCTCCGAAATACGGGTGGAGAAGAATAACACCCGCGAGTTTAATATCGTTAATTGGGTACAAACCTAACCGGATAGCCATGTTATGGGCTATGTTGGCTCCTGCACTATCTCCAGCAAAGAACACATTTTGTAGATTAGCATGATCGTTTAACCAAGACTCGGGACCATTCCCTTTAACATGTGTAGCCACCCAGTTAACCGCTTCCCAAGAATCCTCGTACGCAGTTGGGAGAAGATGTTCAGGTGCCAATCTGTAGTTTACAGATACTACAATCAGGTTGGATTCCTTGGTGATTAAGTTAAGTGTCGGATGGTAAGTGGAAGAAGCAGCAGACTCGGTAAGAAACGCTCCACCGTGATAGTATATCAAAGTTGGAAGCTTGTGATTGGTGGCTATGCAGGTTTTGGAATTAATGTACATCCTAACAAAAACTTTGGATTCATGAGAGATGATGACTTCTTTAGATATAACGCCGGTTGATGTATCAGTTCCGGGAGGGATGATATCATTTCCGACCAATCTTTCACATCGGCCATCTTTGTGTATACGCAAGAAACCAGGAATATCGACGTTGCATTCGGATGTTGACAGATATTTTGGGACAGGCCTAGAACccattttatattttctttttttgGAGTGGCTGTGTGAATTGAAATGAAATGAAAGGTATGatctatatattactcaagtagcaTTAATGTGGAAAGTTTTTAGATAATCAATCAATTGAGTTAATTAATTAAGGCCTCTGAGTTGATGTTGATAATATGTGCTAGCTAGGAGGCAGTTTTTTATGACTTACAGAGCTCTAATAAATTACAgagtatataataataaaaaatataaaatattgacACAATGACACCGAATGACGCGGTTTGAGAGAGATGAGCAAAAAGAGTTAGCAAACACACACTTGAAGCAAACACAAACTGTTTATTTCATTTTCTGATTGATTCTCTGCCTTACATTGAGACTATGGCCCCTCCCCCTCATAAAGCCACCACAAAATTAAACAAGATAGTTATTCATCTACTCATAACTTGCATCACAATAACAATTCCAatcactatcactatcactattattattataacacataCTTTACTAAAAGCAAGGGAAATGATCAGATTTTGCAATTATCGAGTGACAAGCAAACAGTCTATTGACTCGCCCAACTTCTTCAAGAGACTTCGAAACTTTAACGACCATAGGTTGAAGAGAATTTTGTCTAGATTGCAATACGACTGAGATCACATTAATCCGAGTCCCGTGCATAATGTTATGGCCAAAATACATTTGTTTTCTCTTGTGTTAATGTTGAGTTAATTTGGTGTGTGAATCAACAGGAGGATCTACAAATAAATGTAATTAAATAAATTTATCAAGCCACAATAATAGAAGTTGAGCAGGTTCTTTAAATGAGGCCTGTATGTGTCATGATGTTGATAATTCATGCCATATAGCTAGCTGTTTTTGTACGACTTGCATATAATATATTGTAATTGTCACTTCAATTCTCGATTTCCAGCAATTGGAGGTTATAAATTTGTGTGAATACTATGTTGAAAAGGTGAATAAGAGTGTCAATCTTGTTTTGATATAATTATTCAACTTAATTTGTTGTCTATTTTTGTGCAGATTACTTGATGATTGGTAGATACTGTTTTGGGTGAT includes these proteins:
- the LOC139852216 gene encoding probable carboxylesterase 12, coding for MGSRPVPKYLSTSECNVDIPGFLRIHKDGRCERLVGNDIIPPGTDTSTGVISKEVIISHESKVFVRMYINSKTCIATNHKLPTLIYYHGGAFLTESAASSTYHPTLNLITKESNLIVVSVNYRLAPEHLLPTAYEDSWEAVNWVATHVKGNGPESWLNDHANLQNVFFAGDSAGANIAHNMAIRLGLYPINDIKLAGVILLHPYFGGEVPIEGENLEYKTYFDQVWRLVNRPGVGLDDLTVNPGMDPRISSFGCSKILLCVGEKDKVKERGYNYKNVMENSGWKGRIEFMETKGEGHVFFLFNSSSENARMLRNRICTFINPNTSKI